A window of Bacillus sp. E(2018) contains these coding sequences:
- a CDS encoding MFS transporter: MAKEEGYGTIQENRIIPLWSLTVWLVVMNTTMFNVALPSVISEFDLSPTAGSWIVSGYSIVFALSTITFSRLSDFIPIGRLLFTGVIILGIASIIGYFSNSFELVLVSRMVQAMGAGAVPGLGMVLATRYIPISRRGRAMSLISSAASLGFGLGPVIGGGITQLFGWNFLFIVTGLVLLLLPVFKVYLPVEQKREGSFDFVGALLTGGGVTSLLLYLSSFSWYLLGLSVLFFGTLVFYSKKKEDPFIRVSLFKNTLYVSLLIIGLIAFMTHFALLFVMPVMLSNLFGKEPATIGFVIFPGAMLSALAAIYVGRWIDRFGNLPVMRTGLVALLVSVVLFSLFATKAFYLTAIFYMFTSIGFSSLTSSLANENSRILSEDEVGSGMGMLQLVQFFGGALGVAVAGLLIEGQQGMALDAVYRNVFIVYTILVVISIVIYRVKIKRNVSLELE, translated from the coding sequence ATGGCTAAAGAGGAAGGGTATGGGACGATTCAGGAGAACCGGATCATTCCATTATGGAGCCTTACGGTATGGCTTGTGGTCATGAACACGACGATGTTTAATGTAGCGTTACCGAGTGTTATCTCGGAATTTGATCTGAGTCCTACTGCAGGATCATGGATTGTTTCAGGCTATTCGATCGTGTTTGCCTTATCGACGATCACATTCAGTAGGTTGTCAGATTTTATACCGATTGGAAGATTATTATTTACAGGTGTCATCATCTTAGGAATCGCCTCCATCATCGGATATTTTTCAAATAGTTTTGAGCTTGTATTGGTGAGCCGTATGGTTCAAGCAATGGGAGCGGGTGCGGTTCCAGGGCTAGGCATGGTGCTTGCCACAAGATACATTCCAATTTCAAGAAGAGGGCGTGCCATGTCGTTGATCTCATCAGCGGCGTCTCTTGGTTTCGGGTTAGGGCCTGTAATCGGAGGCGGTATCACACAATTGTTCGGTTGGAATTTTCTTTTCATCGTAACAGGCCTCGTGCTGCTGTTGCTGCCAGTATTTAAGGTCTATCTGCCTGTTGAGCAAAAACGGGAAGGATCGTTTGACTTTGTGGGTGCACTGTTAACAGGTGGTGGCGTAACTTCGTTATTACTCTATCTTTCTTCGTTTTCATGGTACTTGCTGGGCTTGAGTGTACTTTTCTTTGGCACACTCGTGTTCTATTCAAAGAAAAAGGAAGATCCGTTTATCCGTGTGAGTTTGTTTAAGAACACCCTCTATGTGTCGCTCTTGATCATCGGACTGATTGCGTTCATGACCCATTTTGCGTTGTTGTTCGTGATGCCAGTCATGTTGTCGAACTTATTCGGAAAAGAACCAGCTACGATTGGGTTTGTTATCTTTCCGGGTGCCATGCTTTCCGCGTTAGCAGCAATTTACGTCGGACGCTGGATCGATCGGTTTGGGAATCTGCCTGTCATGCGAACGGGGCTAGTGGCACTATTGGTGTCCGTTGTACTGTTTTCACTTTTTGCAACAAAGGCATTCTATCTGACAGCGATTTTCTACATGTTTACAAGCATCGGATTTTCTAGCTTAACGTCAAGCTTGGCTAATGAAAACTCTAGAATATTAAGCGAGGATGAAGTAGGTTCTGGAATGGGCATGCTTCAGCTTGTGCAATTTTTCGGTGGCGCGCTCGGTGTAGCCGTTGCAGGACTCTTAATTGAGGGGCAACAAGGAATGGCGTTAGATGCTGTCTATCGTAACGTGTTTATCGTGTATACCATTTTGGTTGTTATCTCGATCGTTATTTATCGAGTGAAAATAAAAAGAAATGTGAGCCTGGAACTTGAATAA
- a CDS encoding M3 family oligoendopeptidase — protein MKFSEFTYERPDVASLKTEFEEAVQVFKDASSADEQNEAMKKVVALRNSFESKARLAKIRHTINTEDAYYKEEQAFMDENLPVYQGMVTAFHEALVQSPFKDELESKWGGQLFRLAELKVKTYSEDVLEDLKQENKLSSEYVKVMASAKIEFDGKELNLAQLSPYVQSENRETRKAASIAANAFLSSNQEKFDSIYDELVTLRTGIAKKLGYSTFTELAYDRMGRTDYNAADVKIFREQVKEIIVPLCTKLKKRQQKRIGLHAFKFYDEPFSFTTGNPKPQGDAEWIVNQSKQVFSGLSQETGAFFNYMAEDELMDLESKSGKAPGGYCTYLQDYTAPFIFTNFNGSDNDVRVLLHEIGHAFQMYTSRVFEVPEYQFPTLEACEIHSMSMEFLTYPWMDKLFGKDTEKYLYSHLTGAVEFIPYGVAVDEFQHFVYDNPDASASERRTKWRDLEKTYLPHRDYDGLEYLENGGFWHRQGHIFRSPFYYIDYTLAQICALQFWKRAGENSDRAWEDYFALCQKGGSLPFTKLVEEAGLISPFEKGCVASVVGEVEKFIATVDEEQFARA, from the coding sequence ATGAAATTTAGTGAATTTACATATGAACGTCCTGATGTTGCTAGTTTGAAAACAGAATTTGAAGAAGCTGTACAGGTTTTTAAAGACGCGAGTTCTGCGGATGAGCAGAACGAGGCGATGAAAAAGGTCGTAGCTCTTCGTAACAGTTTCGAATCAAAAGCAAGGCTAGCGAAGATCCGCCACACGATTAATACAGAAGATGCCTATTATAAGGAAGAGCAAGCGTTCATGGATGAGAATCTGCCAGTTTATCAAGGAATGGTTACGGCTTTTCATGAAGCGCTTGTCCAATCTCCTTTTAAAGATGAGCTCGAAAGTAAGTGGGGCGGTCAGCTGTTCCGCTTGGCTGAATTAAAAGTGAAGACTTATTCTGAAGATGTATTAGAAGATCTTAAGCAAGAGAATAAGTTGAGCTCGGAATATGTAAAAGTGATGGCTTCAGCTAAGATCGAGTTTGACGGAAAAGAGCTGAACCTTGCGCAACTTTCTCCATACGTTCAATCTGAGAATCGTGAAACGAGAAAAGCGGCGAGCATTGCCGCGAACGCTTTCTTGAGTTCGAACCAAGAAAAGTTTGATTCGATCTATGATGAGCTCGTGACGCTACGAACGGGAATCGCGAAAAAGTTAGGGTACTCTACCTTCACAGAGTTGGCGTATGATCGTATGGGAAGAACAGATTACAATGCAGCAGACGTAAAGATTTTTCGTGAACAAGTAAAAGAAATCATCGTTCCACTTTGCACTAAATTAAAAAAGCGTCAGCAAAAGCGCATCGGACTTCATGCGTTTAAATTTTACGATGAACCCTTCAGCTTTACGACAGGCAACCCTAAGCCTCAAGGAGATGCAGAGTGGATTGTAAATCAATCCAAGCAAGTATTTAGTGGTCTTTCACAAGAGACAGGAGCGTTCTTCAACTATATGGCAGAAGATGAGCTCATGGATCTTGAAAGTAAAAGCGGTAAAGCGCCTGGTGGATATTGCACGTATCTACAAGACTATACGGCACCGTTCATTTTTACAAATTTCAACGGATCAGATAACGACGTTCGCGTGCTGCTGCATGAGATCGGTCATGCGTTCCAGATGTATACGAGCCGAGTGTTTGAAGTTCCTGAATACCAGTTCCCAACACTTGAAGCTTGTGAGATCCACTCGATGAGTATGGAGTTCTTAACGTATCCGTGGATGGATAAGCTGTTTGGTAAGGATACAGAAAAATATTTATACTCCCACTTAACGGGTGCGGTAGAGTTTATCCCGTATGGAGTTGCAGTTGATGAGTTTCAGCACTTTGTATACGACAATCCGGATGCATCAGCATCTGAACGTCGTACGAAGTGGAGAGACCTTGAGAAAACCTATTTGCCTCATCGAGATTATGATGGGCTAGAATACTTAGAAAACGGCGGATTTTGGCATAGACAAGGTCATATTTTTCGCTCGCCTTTCTATTATATTGATTACACGCTCGCTCAGATCTGTGCTCTTCAATTTTGGAAGCGTGCTGGCGAGAATTCTGATCGTGCTTGGGAAGACTATTTCGCTCTTTGTCAAAAGGGAGGAAGTCTGCCTTTTACAAAGTTAGTTGAAGAAGCTGGCTTGATCTCTCCTTTTGAAAAAGGATGTGTAGCGTCCGTTGTTGGCGAAGTAGAGAAGTTTATTGCGACAGTCGATGAGGAGCAATTTGCGAGAGCATAA
- a CDS encoding alkaline phosphatase: MAISKKVLSVAMAGTLAISGLAINQASADDKNKENEIRNVIFLIGDGMGPTYTTAYRAFKDDTKTPMMEETKLDKYLVGMQSTYSHDEKESVTDSAAAATSMSAGIKTYNGAIAVDMEKKDVKTVLEQAKENGKSTGLVATSQINHATPAAFGAHDESRENYNQIADDYYDDMVNGKHKVDVLLGGGTSYFERKDRNITKEFQKDGYSYVTSRDQMLKDDNEQVLGLFAPKELDKKIDRPKEQPSLKEMTNSALDRLNKNDDGFFLMVEGSQIDWAGHDNDVVAGMSEMEDFEQAFQSAIEFAKKDKHTLVITTADHSTGGMTMGRDGDYKWDPASIKAAKKTPDYIAKQIAKGAPVEETLKKYIDLELTPEEVQSVKDAKEKSGDVLEIDNAIEKIFDLRTGTGWTTDGHTGEDVNVYAYGPGMEKFTGKIDNTDTANEIFSILEKSKSALEK; this comes from the coding sequence ATGGCTATTTCAAAAAAGGTACTATCTGTTGCAATGGCAGGAACTCTTGCTATAAGCGGTTTAGCAATAAATCAAGCATCAGCTGATGATAAAAATAAAGAAAATGAAATTCGAAACGTAATCTTTTTAATCGGTGATGGAATGGGGCCGACATACACGACTGCCTATCGCGCTTTTAAAGATGATACAAAAACACCAATGATGGAAGAAACAAAACTTGATAAGTATTTGGTAGGGATGCAATCCACATATTCTCACGATGAAAAAGAGAGTGTAACGGATTCTGCTGCTGCTGCTACTTCAATGTCAGCAGGAATCAAAACGTATAACGGTGCAATCGCAGTTGATATGGAAAAGAAGGATGTTAAAACCGTCTTGGAACAAGCGAAGGAAAACGGTAAATCAACTGGTTTAGTCGCAACATCTCAAATCAACCATGCTACACCAGCTGCATTCGGTGCGCATGATGAATCTCGTGAAAATTATAACCAAATCGCTGATGACTATTACGATGATATGGTGAATGGCAAGCATAAGGTTGACGTGCTTTTAGGCGGAGGTACTAGCTATTTCGAACGTAAAGACCGCAACATTACAAAAGAATTCCAAAAAGATGGTTACTCTTACGTTACGAGCCGTGACCAAATGTTGAAAGACGACAACGAACAAGTTCTAGGCTTATTTGCTCCAAAAGAGCTAGACAAAAAAATCGACCGTCCAAAAGAACAGCCATCCCTAAAAGAGATGACAAACTCTGCATTAGATCGTTTGAATAAAAATGATGATGGTTTCTTCCTTATGGTGGAAGGAAGCCAAATTGACTGGGCTGGCCATGACAACGATGTTGTTGCAGGAATGAGTGAAATGGAAGACTTTGAACAAGCTTTCCAATCTGCAATCGAATTTGCTAAAAAAGACAAGCACACACTTGTAATCACAACAGCTGACCACTCAACAGGCGGTATGACAATGGGTCGTGACGGAGATTACAAATGGGATCCTGCTTCAATTAAAGCAGCAAAGAAAACACCTGACTATATCGCGAAGCAAATCGCGAAAGGTGCACCTGTAGAAGAAACATTAAAGAAATATATTGATCTTGAATTAACACCTGAAGAAGTTCAATCTGTTAAAGATGCAAAAGAAAAAAGCGGTGATGTTTTAGAAATCGATAACGCTATCGAAAAAATCTTTGATCTCCGCACAGGAACAGGCTGGACAACAGATGGGCATACGGGAGAAGATGTTAACGTTTATGCATACGGACCAGGAATGGAGAAATTCACTGGAAAGATCGACAATACGGATACAGCAAATGAAATCTTCTCTATCTTAGAGAAAAGCAAATCTGCATTAGAGAAATAA
- the ald gene encoding alanine dehydrogenase — translation MIIGVPAEIKNNENRVAITPSGVITLTAAGHKVLVENNAGVGSGFTNEDYAAAGAEIVAEAQDAWAAEMVMKVKEPLASEYKYFRSDLILFTYLHLAAEPALAKALTDSGVTAIAYETVEFNRTLPLLTPMSEVAGRMSAQIGAQFLEKPKGGKGILLAGVPGVRRGKVTIIGGGVVGTNAAKVAIGLGADVTIIDLSPDRLRQLDDIFGNSIQTLMSNPLNIAQAVAESDLVIGAVLIPGAKAPKLVTEEMIKSMTPGSVVVDVAIDQGGIFETVDRITTHDNPTYDKHGVVHYAVANMPGAVPRTSTIALTNVTVPYALQIANKGAQAAIAQNPSLKAGLNTAGGFVTYEAVATDLGYDYVSAEVALEKAVQTV, via the coding sequence ATGATTATTGGAGTTCCAGCAGAAATTAAAAATAATGAAAACCGCGTAGCGATTACGCCATCAGGTGTTATTACACTAACAGCAGCAGGCCACAAAGTACTTGTAGAAAACAACGCAGGTGTTGGCAGCGGATTTACGAACGAAGATTATGCAGCAGCAGGAGCTGAAATCGTAGCAGAAGCACAAGACGCATGGGCAGCTGAAATGGTTATGAAGGTTAAAGAACCTTTAGCTTCAGAGTACAAATATTTCCGTTCAGATCTAATTCTTTTCACATACTTACACTTAGCTGCAGAGCCAGCATTGGCAAAAGCACTAACAGATAGCGGCGTTACAGCGATCGCTTATGAAACTGTTGAATTCAACCGTACACTTCCACTATTAACGCCAATGAGTGAAGTGGCAGGACGTATGTCTGCACAGATCGGTGCTCAGTTCCTTGAAAAGCCTAAAGGCGGAAAAGGTATCCTTCTTGCAGGTGTACCAGGAGTACGTCGCGGTAAAGTAACAATCATCGGTGGCGGTGTTGTAGGTACGAACGCAGCAAAAGTTGCAATCGGACTTGGCGCTGACGTTACAATCATCGACCTTAGCCCAGATCGTCTTCGTCAACTAGACGATATTTTCGGAAACAGCATCCAAACATTAATGTCTAACCCATTAAACATTGCACAAGCTGTAGCTGAATCAGATCTAGTAATCGGAGCTGTACTTATCCCAGGAGCAAAAGCACCTAAATTAGTAACAGAAGAAATGATTAAATCGATGACTCCAGGATCTGTTGTTGTTGATGTAGCGATCGACCAAGGCGGCATCTTTGAAACGGTTGACCGTATCACAACACATGACAACCCTACTTACGACAAGCACGGTGTTGTTCACTACGCAGTAGCAAACATGCCTGGTGCTGTGCCTCGTACGTCTACGATCGCACTTACAAACGTAACAGTTCCATATGCACTACAAATTGCTAACAAAGGTGCACAAGCTGCAATCGCTCAAAACCCATCTTTAAAAGCAGGTCTTAACACAGCTGGTGGTTTCGTAACATACGAAGCAGTTGCAACTGATCTTGGTTATGACTATGTTTCAGCTGAAGTTGCATTAGAAAAAGCAGTTCAAACGGTATAA
- a CDS encoding PucR family transcriptional regulator — translation MKSFQSDPFKGTFGSLENLADKISDVLSCPVTIEDQNHRLLAYSTHEDGTDPARIATIIGRRVPEKVVNSLWKDGVIPRLQESDDPVRVGTIQNVGLGDRVAVSIRKNNEVLGYIWVLEVEKQLTTDDMQLLKLAAASAKSQLLQMQIGTKKKEENRQELFWKMLTGNLPQEEHILEKLHELNILPVLPATVFILQLEEEITPAIEKDILYLAAVNQKINVLLSAADANQMLLLASPVGKEPPLELAKSFVESFFTHMKERFSVSDIKAAYGSLVSSFSNVEKSYKEASSVLAVQEKLGGETLTLNGYHELGIYQFLETIYEKQQRQSYHNGMIKILQEYDAQHKTELYHTLETYLTLDENLNKASEVLHIHMNTLLYRLKRISELTNIDMKSPHQKIMIYLDFKMNRLFKQERL, via the coding sequence ATGAAGAGCTTTCAATCTGATCCTTTTAAAGGAACCTTCGGCAGTCTTGAAAATTTAGCAGACAAGATCAGCGACGTTTTGTCTTGCCCTGTAACGATAGAAGATCAGAATCACCGACTCCTTGCTTACAGTACACATGAAGACGGAACAGATCCTGCGCGTATCGCGACCATCATCGGACGGCGCGTGCCTGAAAAAGTAGTGAACAGTCTATGGAAAGACGGCGTTATTCCTAGATTACAAGAGAGCGATGACCCTGTTCGTGTCGGCACGATACAAAACGTCGGGCTTGGTGACAGAGTTGCGGTATCGATTAGAAAGAACAACGAAGTACTCGGATATATTTGGGTTCTTGAAGTGGAAAAACAACTAACAACAGATGATATGCAATTGTTAAAACTCGCTGCTGCTTCAGCCAAAAGCCAGCTTCTTCAGATGCAGATCGGTACAAAAAAGAAAGAGGAAAACCGGCAAGAGCTTTTTTGGAAGATGCTTACCGGCAACCTTCCTCAAGAAGAGCATATTTTAGAAAAGTTGCACGAACTCAACATCCTGCCAGTACTTCCAGCAACTGTTTTTATTCTGCAGCTTGAAGAAGAGATCACACCAGCAATTGAAAAAGATATTCTGTATCTCGCGGCGGTCAACCAGAAGATCAACGTCCTCTTATCTGCAGCAGACGCGAATCAGATGCTTCTACTCGCCTCACCTGTTGGTAAGGAACCACCTTTAGAACTAGCGAAGTCCTTTGTGGAATCTTTTTTTACACATATGAAAGAACGATTTTCGGTATCTGACATTAAAGCGGCATACGGCAGTCTCGTTTCCTCTTTTTCAAACGTGGAAAAAAGTTATAAAGAGGCTTCAAGTGTACTAGCCGTTCAAGAAAAGCTAGGCGGAGAAACGTTAACGCTAAACGGGTATCATGAACTTGGCATCTACCAATTTTTAGAAACCATTTATGAAAAACAACAAAGACAGAGCTACCACAATGGAATGATTAAGATCCTGCAAGAATATGATGCCCAGCACAAGACAGAGCTTTATCACACGTTGGAAACGTATCTGACGTTAGATGAAAATCTGAATAAAGCATCAGAAGTGCTTCATATTCATATGAACACCTTACTGTATCGTTTAAAACGGATCAGCGAGTTAACGAATATTGATATGAAGAGCCCTCATCAGAAAATCATGATCTATCTTGATTTCAAGATGAATCGGTTATTTAAACAAGAGCGTTTGTGA
- a CDS encoding S8 family serine peptidase: MKSFLRKTSSFTLACTFVFSAFSGVSAAPSTNNSEPELAPLYGKYNLNSSHVTKVMVELKEPSVLEAKKKGQKQTKANLKSKREAVVKEISTRSKTYKVKNEYDHVFSGFALEIASNEIPNLLSTPGVKAVYPDVEYHTTGDDMGDQSFDDVSPQMMNSAPFIGANQAWESGYTGEGVTVAVIDTGVDYTHPDLDQAFGDYKGYDFVDNDNDPQETPKGDPRGAETTHGTHVAGTVAADGGIKGVAPDATLLAYRVLGPGGSGSTENVIAGVEKAVEDGADVMNLSLGNSLNNPDWATSIALDQAMSDGVVAVTSNGNSGPNNWTVGSPGTSREAISVGATQLPYNVYAATLKAGNASFSSAKVMGFPSEESVLALNGKTLPIVDVGLAGTADFTGKDVAGKLVLAQRGTYAFVDKATNAKNAGAIGMVIYNNVAGEIVDVPGMAVPTIKLTNAEGVQLKSLLTTNPNTTVTLGTKFDKQVGELMADFSSRGPVMDTWMIKPDVSAPGVNIVSTVPTHDPANPHGYGAKQGTSMASPHVAGAAALLLEAHPDWGVDDIKAALMNTAEDLFDATGKLYPHNTQGAGSIRVVEAIETQTLVSPGSHSFGVFSKKKGKEVRDERFTIKNLSNKSRDYSFEVDLEGVKVTTSKNLKIKGNSSKDVKFKVHVDASKMAPGYHEGTITISDGKNEIVVPTILFVQEPDFPSITSISATALGNNAFTFSAYFPAEADKVNLYLYDSNLTKEIGLIGSYEDVPKQYNDFQWDGKIAGQAVAPGKYRVVAFAERGDKLDSRYTDVITLQ; encoded by the coding sequence ATGAAAAGTTTTTTACGCAAGACATCTAGTTTCACATTAGCATGTACGTTTGTTTTTTCTGCTTTTTCTGGTGTATCTGCTGCTCCATCTACCAACAATTCAGAGCCAGAACTAGCACCACTTTATGGGAAGTACAATTTAAACTCTTCTCATGTTACAAAAGTAATGGTTGAATTAAAAGAACCATCTGTACTAGAAGCAAAAAAGAAGGGTCAAAAACAAACGAAAGCAAACTTAAAATCTAAACGTGAAGCTGTGGTGAAAGAAATCTCCACACGCTCCAAAACATATAAAGTAAAGAATGAGTACGATCATGTTTTCTCTGGGTTTGCCCTAGAGATCGCATCTAACGAAATTCCAAACCTTTTATCAACGCCTGGTGTAAAAGCCGTTTATCCTGATGTTGAATACCACACAACTGGAGATGACATGGGTGACCAATCATTCGATGATGTTTCGCCTCAGATGATGAACTCAGCGCCTTTTATTGGTGCTAACCAAGCTTGGGAATCTGGCTACACGGGCGAAGGTGTAACAGTTGCTGTTATTGATACCGGAGTTGACTATACACACCCCGATTTAGATCAAGCATTTGGTGACTATAAAGGGTATGACTTTGTTGATAATGACAATGATCCACAAGAAACGCCTAAAGGCGATCCAAGAGGAGCTGAAACTACTCACGGTACGCACGTAGCAGGTACAGTTGCGGCAGATGGCGGCATTAAAGGAGTAGCACCTGATGCTACATTGTTAGCGTACCGCGTACTAGGTCCTGGGGGCAGCGGGTCGACTGAGAACGTAATTGCTGGTGTTGAAAAAGCGGTAGAAGATGGCGCTGACGTTATGAACTTATCTCTTGGAAACTCGTTAAACAACCCAGATTGGGCAACGAGTATCGCGCTTGATCAAGCGATGTCTGACGGCGTTGTGGCCGTAACGTCTAACGGAAACAGCGGACCAAACAACTGGACGGTCGGCTCTCCGGGTACATCAAGAGAAGCCATTTCTGTAGGAGCTACACAGCTTCCATATAACGTTTATGCAGCTACTTTAAAAGCAGGGAATGCTAGTTTTTCTTCCGCAAAAGTAATGGGCTTTCCGTCTGAAGAATCCGTTCTAGCACTTAACGGAAAAACATTGCCGATCGTTGATGTTGGCTTAGCCGGAACAGCTGACTTCACAGGAAAAGACGTAGCAGGTAAGCTCGTATTAGCACAACGCGGTACGTATGCGTTTGTAGACAAAGCAACAAATGCAAAGAACGCTGGCGCAATCGGAATGGTTATCTACAATAACGTTGCAGGCGAGATCGTAGATGTGCCCGGAATGGCAGTACCAACAATTAAACTTACGAACGCTGAGGGCGTTCAGCTTAAAAGCTTGTTAACCACTAATCCAAACACAACGGTAACACTTGGCACCAAGTTTGATAAACAGGTCGGTGAATTGATGGCTGACTTCTCATCCCGAGGTCCTGTAATGGATACGTGGATGATCAAACCAGATGTTTCGGCACCTGGCGTAAACATCGTAAGTACAGTACCGACTCATGACCCTGCAAATCCGCATGGTTACGGCGCGAAACAAGGAACAAGTATGGCATCTCCACACGTTGCAGGTGCTGCCGCTCTTTTATTAGAAGCACATCCGGACTGGGGTGTTGACGATATTAAAGCAGCTCTTATGAATACAGCGGAAGATTTATTTGATGCTACTGGAAAGTTATATCCGCATAATACACAAGGAGCAGGAAGTATTCGTGTAGTTGAAGCAATTGAAACACAAACACTCGTATCTCCTGGCAGCCACTCGTTCGGTGTCTTCTCTAAAAAGAAAGGCAAAGAAGTAAGAGACGAGCGTTTTACAATCAAAAACTTAAGCAACAAGTCAAGAGATTACTCGTTTGAGGTAGATCTTGAAGGTGTAAAAGTAACAACAAGCAAAAATTTAAAGATTAAAGGAAATAGCTCGAAGGACGTTAAATTTAAAGTACACGTGGATGCTTCTAAAATGGCACCTGGCTATCACGAAGGAACGATTACGATCAGCGACGGAAAAAACGAAATAGTCGTACCGACGATTCTCTTTGTACAAGAGCCAGACTTCCCTTCCATCACGAGCATCAGCGCTACAGCACTTGGGAATAATGCTTTCACATTTTCCGCTTACTTCCCAGCTGAAGCCGACAAAGTTAATCTATATCTATACGATAGCAACCTGACGAAAGAAATCGGTCTGATCGGCAGCTATGAAGATGTTCCAAAGCAATATAACGACTTCCAATGGGATGGAAAGATCGCAGGACAAGCTGTTGCACCAGGTAAATATCGCGTTGTCGCATTCGCCGAAAGAGGCGATAAGCTCGACAGTCGTTACACGGATGTTATTACCCTTCAATAA
- a CDS encoding DUF420 domain-containing protein, with the protein MAETKQRNYTPLIIGLSIAINVLVAVLFFLPEYEGEIAFDVTLLPRLNAIFNSFTFVFLLAALYFVKQKNITLHKRFILAAFTSTTFFLLSYVTYHYLTESTSYGGEGPLKYIYFFILITHILLAIVIVPLALITVTRGFNMQVEKHRKIARWTMPLWLYVSLTGVIVYLMIAPYYS; encoded by the coding sequence ATGGCTGAAACCAAACAGCGTAACTATACACCGCTAATTATCGGGCTATCCATCGCGATCAACGTACTTGTAGCTGTATTGTTCTTCCTGCCAGAGTATGAGGGAGAAATCGCTTTTGATGTAACGTTGCTGCCGCGTTTGAACGCAATCTTTAACAGCTTTACTTTCGTATTTTTGCTGGCTGCTCTTTATTTTGTGAAACAAAAGAACATCACGCTTCACAAGCGCTTTATCCTAGCGGCATTTACGAGTACAACATTCTTTTTGCTGTCGTATGTAACGTATCACTATCTTACAGAATCTACGTCTTATGGCGGAGAAGGTCCCCTTAAGTACATTTATTTCTTTATCTTAATCACACACATCTTGCTTGCAATCGTTATCGTCCCTTTAGCATTAATCACCGTTACAAGAGGGTTCAACATGCAAGTGGAGAAACACCGTAAGATTGCACGTTGGACGATGCCGCTATGGCTTTATGTTAGTTTGACAGGTGTTATTGTTTATTTGATGATCGCGCCGTATTATTCATAA
- a CDS encoding SDR family oxidoreductase, translating into MKLCVLGSTGRVGQYFTKMALQDEISVSALLRNPEKFTSSILSQLSFTKGDVLSKESVAEAMAGCDVVFSALSTDGANVLSESMPIIIEAMKEEGISRIITIGTAGILQSRAEPHLLRYQSCESKRKLTRAAEDHHMAFTLLQESGLNWTIVCPTYLPDGEPTGTYRTEKDVLPIDGSRISTGDTAHFAFSLLDSSNYLETRVGIAY; encoded by the coding sequence ATGAAACTGTGCGTACTAGGTTCGACAGGAAGAGTCGGACAATATTTTACTAAAATGGCGCTTCAAGATGAAATCAGCGTTTCTGCACTATTGCGTAACCCCGAAAAGTTTACGAGCTCTATTTTGAGTCAGCTTTCTTTTACAAAAGGAGACGTTCTAAGTAAAGAATCCGTTGCTGAAGCGATGGCGGGCTGTGATGTCGTTTTCAGCGCTCTTTCAACAGACGGAGCTAACGTCCTTTCCGAGAGTATGCCTATTATCATTGAAGCAATGAAAGAAGAAGGCATCTCTCGCATCATTACGATTGGTACAGCAGGCATCTTACAGAGCCGAGCAGAACCTCATCTGCTTCGCTACCAATCCTGTGAATCAAAGCGTAAATTAACAAGAGCGGCAGAAGATCATCATATGGCTTTTACTCTTTTGCAAGAGAGCGGACTGAATTGGACGATCGTTTGTCCCACTTATTTGCCAGACGGAGAACCTACCGGCACGTATCGAACGGAAAAAGATGTTCTACCTATCGACGGCTCTCGAATCAGTACAGGAGACACCGCTCATTTTGCGTTCTCACTTTTAGATAGCAGTAACTATTTAGAAACTCGTGTAGGAATCGCTTATTAA